Proteins co-encoded in one Synechococcus elongatus PCC 6301 genomic window:
- a CDS encoding murein transglycosylase A, whose translation MRSQLLLGLAVLGLFGGDRWIEPAATQPAPAANPMVAPVAAPTIGLQLSSQWPAGQDTGLWQTARDRQAMITAIDRSLTWLATPAAEKAYRDRPANQPDRRWVQRSLQRFRQLLQTSRNTASFEAALRREFQLWQSPGLDNNNRVDFTAYYEAVYPASLTRTETYRYPLYRRPADFDRWAQPHLTRRQIEGEDGLLGDRSPLAGTELVWLSDRLAAFLVHVQGSARLQLTNGREFTVGYAGATQHPYRSIGQELVQDGVFTAEALTLGKLINWFAANPDRLSDYLPRNDRFVFFKPTAGAAATGSLSQPLTPGRSIATDKTLFPPGALALIKAPLAGDRGGLSYRYVLDQDTGSAIRGYGRVDVFWCTGAIAKARAGDVNGPGSLYYLLLKR comes from the coding sequence ATGCGATCGCAACTTTTGCTAGGGCTAGCAGTGCTGGGGCTATTTGGGGGCGATCGCTGGATTGAGCCCGCCGCCACACAACCTGCTCCGGCAGCCAATCCGATGGTTGCTCCAGTAGCCGCGCCAACCATCGGCCTCCAGCTCAGTTCACAGTGGCCAGCCGGACAAGATACGGGGCTATGGCAAACGGCCCGCGATCGCCAAGCAATGATTACGGCGATTGACCGCAGTCTGACTTGGTTAGCTACACCGGCCGCCGAGAAAGCCTACCGCGATCGTCCCGCCAACCAACCCGATCGCCGTTGGGTACAGCGCAGCCTGCAACGCTTTCGTCAGTTGCTGCAGACCAGTCGCAATACAGCCAGTTTTGAGGCCGCGCTGCGGCGGGAATTTCAACTGTGGCAATCCCCCGGTCTGGACAACAACAATCGCGTCGATTTCACGGCCTACTACGAGGCGGTGTATCCCGCTAGCCTGACCCGCACCGAAACCTATCGCTACCCCCTTTACCGACGGCCCGCTGATTTCGATCGCTGGGCACAGCCCCACCTGACGCGCCGCCAAATCGAAGGCGAAGATGGCCTCTTGGGCGATCGCAGTCCCTTAGCTGGAACAGAACTGGTCTGGCTGAGCGATCGGCTAGCGGCCTTTTTGGTCCATGTCCAAGGCTCTGCCCGCCTGCAGCTCACCAATGGCCGTGAGTTCACGGTGGGTTACGCCGGAGCCACCCAGCATCCCTACCGCAGTATTGGCCAAGAGCTGGTGCAAGACGGGGTGTTTACAGCCGAAGCCTTGACGCTGGGCAAGTTGATCAATTGGTTTGCCGCCAATCCCGATCGCCTCAGCGACTACCTGCCCCGCAACGATCGCTTTGTCTTCTTCAAACCGACAGCTGGCGCCGCCGCCACCGGCAGCCTCAGCCAACCTCTGACGCCAGGTCGCTCGATTGCCACCGATAAAACCCTCTTCCCGCCGGGTGCACTCGCCCTCATCAAAGCGCCCTTGGCCGGCGATCGCGGCGGCTTATCCTACCGCTATGTGCTGGACCAAGATACGGGTAGCGCCATCCGTGGCTATGGTCGC